In Limibacter armeniacum, a single window of DNA contains:
- a CDS encoding porin family protein, translating into MTKEMKRLFGLCITLFVVTLSSQGQGVMIGARAGMNLGMMKHSEYEISPDVGFTAGVIFEAATSPIFSLQPELNFAIQRVQVENQAINIQSFEVPLLFKFSTTPRRKVRVFGNIGPAISLIQKISGDGVYYPFTEQFDFSDPEPTWRDYYKSANLSFVIGAGVAFDNILIEGRYYGGLSNLSNSDKPSISVSKFNLTTAYILVF; encoded by the coding sequence ATGACGAAAGAAATGAAAAGACTTTTTGGTCTGTGCATCACACTTTTTGTCGTGACACTCTCCTCACAGGGTCAGGGAGTTATGATTGGAGCGAGAGCAGGAATGAACCTAGGGATGATGAAACATTCAGAATATGAAATTTCTCCAGATGTAGGTTTCACGGCGGGAGTTATTTTTGAAGCAGCTACGAGTCCTATTTTCTCACTGCAACCCGAACTGAACTTTGCCATTCAGCGTGTACAAGTCGAAAACCAAGCAATCAACATTCAATCTTTTGAAGTACCATTGCTCTTCAAGTTCAGCACTACTCCACGCAGAAAAGTTAGGGTTTTTGGAAATATTGGACCAGCGATTAGCCTTATCCAAAAAATCAGTGGTGACGGAGTCTATTACCCATTTACAGAACAATTTGACTTTAGTGACCCTGAACCAACTTGGAGGGACTATTACAAAAGTGCTAATCTCAGTTTTGTGATTGGAGCAGGTGTGGCATTTGACAATATCCTGATTGAAGGAAGATATTATGGCGGACTGAGTAACCTGAGCAACTCTGATAAGCCTTCTATTTCTGTATCAAAATTCAATCTGACTACAGCCTATATTCTGGTATTCTAG
- a CDS encoding ion transporter: protein MTIREKIYNIIDNEKNLSTRLFDAFMTTLIILNVAAIILESHQSLATAFHQEFFAFEIFSVFIFTIELMLRIIVADIHYKSENYLNSVIRYLFSFSAIVDILAIMPFYLPMFLAVDLRFIRMLRLVRLLRVLKIGRYNKALKAVAKALGQRKEELFLTSFVGLVLLLFSGTLMYYVEHETQPDAFPNITASLWWAIATLTTVGYGDVYPVTTLGKFIAGIIAFIGVGFVALPTGILSSAFMEQINRREQEEKEKEENIDEHKEVCSCPHCGKEL from the coding sequence ATGACTATCAGAGAGAAGATTTATAATATTATAGATAATGAGAAGAACCTAAGCACAAGACTCTTCGATGCATTTATGACCACCCTGATTATACTGAATGTAGCTGCCATCATTCTGGAGTCCCATCAGTCACTGGCAACTGCATTCCATCAGGAGTTTTTCGCATTTGAAATCTTCTCTGTTTTTATCTTCACAATTGAATTGATGCTACGGATCATTGTCGCTGATATCCATTATAAGTCGGAAAATTATCTCAACTCAGTCATAAGGTACCTATTCTCATTCAGCGCCATTGTAGATATTCTTGCGATTATGCCTTTTTACCTACCGATGTTCCTAGCAGTAGATTTACGCTTTATCAGAATGCTAAGACTTGTAAGGCTACTCCGTGTACTGAAGATCGGACGTTACAATAAAGCTTTAAAAGCCGTTGCAAAAGCATTAGGTCAAAGAAAAGAGGAACTGTTCCTAACGTCTTTTGTAGGATTGGTACTGCTACTATTTTCCGGAACGCTGATGTACTATGTAGAGCATGAGACACAACCAGACGCATTTCCTAACATTACAGCCTCACTATGGTGGGCCATCGCAACACTAACAACAGTTGGTTATGGAGATGTTTATCCTGTTACAACATTGGGAAAATTTATTGCGGGTATCATTGCATTTATAGGCGTAGGGTTTGTAGCACTTCCAACGGGTATTCTCAGTTCAGCCTTTATGGAGCAAATCAACCGAAGAGAACAAGAAGAAAAGGAAAAAGAGGAGAATATTGATGAACATAAAGAAGTATGCAGTTGCCCACACTGTGGGAAAGAGCTGTAA
- a CDS encoding helix-turn-helix domain-containing protein, with product MKHLTYNQRKKIADGIKKNMSDAAIAREIGVHRSTVGREIKRYGGREKYSEYLAFKIALHNQRFASFMLRCPEGKGSVLGKRWGVLDITAHISWSSVPPIRWLSIPLDNTYHINNCPKNSGDSFSLFYVPPMRLFYTGSFLDTYHQGCNNTPHFQQNVTLFLPKVVSDKILKSYTCLRSYAIKSLTSKYTSSLHAAKKLWLPKPINKKRIIMALP from the coding sequence ATGAAACACCTCACCTACAACCAGCGGAAAAAAATTGCCGATGGCATCAAGAAAAATATGTCTGATGCGGCTATTGCACGAGAAATAGGCGTGCACCGAAGCACTGTGGGCAGAGAGATCAAACGATATGGTGGAAGAGAAAAATATTCGGAGTACCTTGCTTTCAAAATTGCGCTGCACAACCAGCGATTTGCTTCGTTTATGTTACGATGCCCTGAAGGAAAGGGTAGCGTTTTAGGAAAAAGATGGGGTGTTTTGGATATCACAGCACATATAAGTTGGTCATCTGTCCCGCCCATACGCTGGTTATCTATTCCACTTGACAACACTTACCATATAAATAACTGCCCTAAAAATAGTGGTGATTCTTTTTCCTTGTTTTATGTGCCCCCAATGCGCCTTTTTTATACAGGAAGCTTTTTAGACACGTACCATCAAGGATGTAACAATACTCCACACTTTCAACAAAACGTCACCCTATTTCTTCCCAAAGTGGTGTCAGATAAAATACTCAAGTCTTACACTTGCCTGAGATCTTACGCTATAAAAAGCCTAACATCGAAATACACTTCTTCCCTACATGCTGCTAAAAAACTATGGTTGCCAAAACCAATAAATAAAAAACGAATCATCATGGCTTTACCCTGA
- a CDS encoding class I SAM-dependent methyltransferase yields MGIDLYNHTYDKFCALIEKHSPFVLELGCGPGNITKYLLDKRPDILWEGVDVSPKMIELAKINNPTANFQVMDIRNLSGFQQTFDAIVAGFCIPYLSLEDCAKLFSACSNLLTDGGIFYLSFVEGDHAKSGFQSGSTGDRMYFYFHNLMKITAALKTNQLDIIETYRVEYPRGNNFEVHTILLIRKN; encoded by the coding sequence ATGGGTATTGATTTATATAACCATACCTATGATAAATTTTGCGCACTGATTGAAAAGCATTCACCATTTGTTTTGGAACTGGGTTGTGGGCCTGGCAATATCACCAAATACCTGCTTGACAAAAGACCTGACATTTTATGGGAGGGTGTTGATGTATCTCCCAAAATGATTGAATTGGCTAAGATAAATAATCCAACTGCCAATTTTCAGGTGATGGACATTCGAAACCTTAGTGGCTTTCAGCAAACCTTTGATGCAATAGTCGCAGGGTTTTGTATACCTTATCTTTCATTGGAAGATTGTGCTAAACTTTTTAGTGCGTGTAGCAATCTGCTTACTGATGGTGGAATTTTCTATCTGAGTTTTGTGGAAGGTGATCATGCAAAATCCGGTTTTCAGTCGGGGAGTACTGGTGATAGAATGTATTTTTATTTTCATAACCTAATGAAAATTACAGCTGCATTAAAAACAAATCAACTGGACATAATAGAAACCTATAGGGTAGAGTATCCGAGAGGAAATAATTTTGAGGTACATACAATTTTGCTGATTAGAAAAAATTAA
- a CDS encoding amidohydrolase has translation MKKLLSTILGFTVILFFLYYYLKQDFEKTTPTIYYNGNIITLEESRPTANAMFVEDGKIKAIGSAQEIATYKTDKVAQVDLKGATVMPGFIDPHTHFGITMFLSKMHDLSGFTHKSNQEVWESFELSVKQHKEGEWVICKGIDPILVGDLIPPSIQYLDKVAPNNPVLIFSQSLHSYWANSKAFEEVGITTETPNPSDHSYYDKDSSGAFTGLIVEQEAIKPFTNLLKDKVLTPKVLGEMGAKVMSEYAKNGNTTIVTTGATITDSKPLMLFEHLSAQEPTLLGGLLTKIGMFPQRKATPRHFVYMRNDVVHLLPEKKGNGDDFYDIIGVKLWYDGSPYIGSMYLNEPYKESKMTNETLEIPHSHAGHALVEKDSLKHIIQKYHQQGWQIAIHTQGDAATNEVLDVFESLNGALNFSESKHRLEHCLLLSTTGLERMKNLNITPSFHINHLYYYGDALKSSMLGEDRVENILPLGAAQDMAIKYSLHADQPMFESDPFRLMQTAIERQTISGDSIGVNQKINLMEAVKALTINAAWQFGMEDKIGSLKEGKYADFIILDRNPFETPTHQLEQIECVKTYVNGNLVL, from the coding sequence ATGAAAAAATTACTTTCTACTATCTTAGGATTCACTGTGATCCTATTTTTTTTATACTATTATCTGAAACAGGACTTTGAAAAGACAACCCCTACGATTTACTACAACGGGAACATTATTACGCTGGAAGAATCAAGACCTACTGCAAACGCTATGTTTGTGGAAGATGGAAAGATCAAGGCAATTGGTTCTGCGCAGGAAATCGCAACTTATAAAACTGACAAAGTTGCACAAGTTGATTTGAAAGGTGCTACGGTAATGCCAGGTTTTATAGATCCGCATACCCACTTTGGAATTACGATGTTCTTGTCAAAAATGCATGATTTGTCAGGCTTTACGCACAAATCAAATCAAGAGGTTTGGGAAAGCTTTGAACTATCAGTCAAGCAGCACAAAGAAGGGGAGTGGGTAATTTGCAAAGGTATTGATCCGATTTTGGTGGGTGATTTGATTCCCCCATCTATTCAATATCTTGACAAGGTTGCGCCAAATAATCCTGTGTTGATTTTCAGTCAAAGTTTGCACAGCTACTGGGCAAATTCTAAAGCTTTTGAAGAAGTAGGCATTACAACAGAAACACCCAATCCTTCAGATCATAGTTATTATGACAAAGACAGCAGTGGTGCGTTTACTGGATTAATTGTAGAACAGGAGGCGATCAAACCATTTACCAATTTGTTGAAAGACAAAGTGCTGACGCCAAAAGTATTGGGAGAGATGGGCGCAAAAGTTATGTCGGAATATGCCAAAAACGGGAATACAACAATTGTAACAACTGGCGCCACTATCACGGACAGCAAACCATTGATGCTTTTTGAACACCTGTCTGCACAGGAGCCAACACTTCTCGGCGGCTTATTGACAAAAATTGGCATGTTTCCACAGCGTAAGGCTACTCCCAGACATTTTGTATATATGCGAAATGACGTAGTACATTTGCTGCCTGAAAAAAAAGGAAATGGAGATGATTTTTATGATATAATCGGAGTAAAGCTATGGTATGATGGTTCTCCCTATATCGGTTCAATGTACCTGAACGAACCTTACAAGGAATCAAAAATGACGAACGAAACACTGGAAATTCCACATTCACACGCAGGTCATGCATTGGTGGAAAAAGACAGTTTGAAACACATCATTCAAAAATATCACCAGCAAGGTTGGCAGATTGCTATTCATACGCAAGGTGATGCGGCAACAAATGAAGTGTTGGATGTTTTTGAGTCATTGAATGGCGCACTCAATTTTTCAGAATCTAAGCATAGATTGGAACATTGCCTTTTGCTTTCTACTACCGGATTGGAACGCATGAAAAATCTGAATATCACGCCAAGTTTTCATATCAACCATCTTTATTATTATGGTGATGCCTTAAAGTCATCCATGTTAGGAGAAGATAGAGTAGAAAATATTTTGCCGCTTGGTGCTGCACAGGATATGGCGATAAAATATTCATTGCATGCTGACCAGCCTATGTTTGAAAGTGATCCATTCCGATTAATGCAAACCGCAATCGAGCGTCAAACAATTTCAGGTGACTCGATCGGTGTAAATCAGAAAATAAATCTGATGGAAGCTGTCAAAGCATTGACCATTAATGCTGCATGGCAATTTGGTATGGAGGATAAAATTGGATCATTGAAAGAAGGGAAGTATGCAGACTTTATTATTCTTGACAGAAATCCTTTTGAAACACCAACTCATCAGCTGGAGCAGATAGAATGTGTGAAAACCTATGTAAATGGGAATTTGGTGCTATAG
- a CDS encoding TlpA family protein disulfide reductase gives MNFLKKVLKIISLSLLALIIAALMFIGIYSQIGNSTIKADIENYGTGLLVVVYDDEFKFAFSINGKINVSLPITEQSEIQIIYFDEALFRTTFRSRFINAYLGPDSEVILKGSADEWGVDYDVVKGNEITQQQNELRKVLQPYYIDESKLYRRSWELKDSDPNESKRLDEKLDSLSLLTVEPLRTEWAKKHLDYELSSILFLESHVSRDTASKYEELLSEHVRNSENGKRLTGMVAGWENTESGKLAPVFSSISSEGEVFKLEQVKGKYVVLDFWGSWCGVCLKGMPKMKTYFDKYKGSVAFVGIACKDEEETWRKMIEKQQLDWIQLLNNKEEVDLPTMYGVSSFPTKVILDQEGHVVFKAVGENEEFYDKLDELMKEEYLTSSQHD, from the coding sequence ATGAATTTTTTAAAGAAAGTATTAAAGATAATTAGCTTGTCATTGTTAGCCCTTATTATAGCCGCTTTGATGTTTATAGGGATTTATAGTCAGATAGGTAACAGCACAATAAAAGCTGATATTGAGAATTATGGAACTGGTTTGTTGGTAGTTGTCTATGATGATGAATTTAAATTTGCTTTCAGTATTAATGGCAAGATCAATGTCTCATTGCCAATTACGGAACAATCAGAAATTCAAATTATTTACTTTGATGAAGCTTTATTTAGAACAACATTTCGCTCAAGATTTATTAATGCTTATTTGGGGCCAGACAGCGAAGTTATTTTGAAAGGTAGTGCAGATGAATGGGGTGTTGATTATGATGTAGTTAAAGGAAATGAAATAACCCAACAGCAAAATGAGCTTCGAAAAGTTTTACAGCCATATTATATAGATGAATCTAAATTATATAGAAGAAGTTGGGAACTGAAAGATTCTGATCCTAATGAGTCCAAAAGATTAGATGAGAAGTTAGATAGTCTGTCGCTTTTAACTGTAGAACCACTTCGTACAGAATGGGCTAAAAAACATTTGGATTATGAGCTGTCATCCATTTTATTTTTGGAGAGTCACGTATCTAGGGATACAGCTAGTAAATACGAAGAACTTCTGTCAGAACATGTACGCAATTCTGAAAATGGCAAAAGACTGACAGGTATGGTAGCAGGATGGGAAAATACAGAATCTGGAAAATTGGCACCAGTTTTTAGTTCTATTTCAAGTGAAGGAGAAGTTTTTAAACTAGAACAAGTAAAGGGAAAATATGTAGTGTTGGATTTCTGGGGGTCATGGTGTGGTGTTTGTTTAAAAGGAATGCCCAAAATGAAAACCTACTTCGATAAATATAAGGGAAGTGTAGCTTTTGTTGGAATTGCCTGTAAAGATGAAGAAGAGACGTGGAGAAAAATGATTGAAAAGCAGCAACTCGATTGGATTCAACTCCTGAACAATAAAGAAGAGGTTGATCTTCCTACAATGTATGGCGTGAGTAGTTTTCCAACAAAAGTGATTCTTGATCAGGAAGGACACGTTGTGTTTAAAGCCGTCGGTGAAAATGAGGAGTTTTATGATAAACTGGACGAGCTGATGAAAGAAGAATATTTAACGTCAAGTCAGCATGATTAA
- a CDS encoding glycoside hydrolase family 2 protein, which translates to MKKLTLFLAVLLICNHVLLAQKTALLINTYNRSSTSLNGQWNYIVDPYENGYYNYRYEPFDQQENPGKGAYFLNAKADGPTDLVEYNFDKSESMAVPSDWNSQSEKLFYYEGTVWYKKSFDYKKQLDDNRVFVYFGAVNYQADVYMNGKKLGTHIGGFTPFNYEVTNLLKEKDNFLVVKVDNKRKKEGVPTLNTDWWNYGGITREVKLVETGATYIADYVVQLDPSNAKLIKGFVTVNGKEASDKNVELRIPELGIHKKLKTDKEGKVSFEIKQNRIEYWSTNNPKLYDVEIEMEGDKLKDQIGFRTIRTKGSYILLNEEQVFLKGISIHEESPFREGRAYTKEDAVQLLEWAKELGCNFVRLAHYPHNEHMVRLADQMGLLVWEENPVYWTIDWENAATYENAENQLKTVISRDKNRASVIIWSMANETPNSEARNIFLKRLAKTAKQMDPTRLISAALEQSAYQDKPNVKTISDPFADVVDVLSFNQYIGWYGGTPETCKEIQWVIEQDKPVFISEFGAGAKQGLHGDKGTRWTEEYQAYLYEETLKMLSQIEQFQGCSPWILVDFRSPRRPLPEIQDGWNRKGLISEDGKKKQAFSVLQAFYNNQGLQKK; encoded by the coding sequence ATGAAAAAACTGACTCTTTTTTTAGCAGTTTTGCTAATCTGTAACCACGTGTTGCTCGCACAAAAAACCGCACTTCTGATTAATACTTACAACAGATCTTCCACTTCTCTAAATGGACAGTGGAATTACATTGTGGATCCTTATGAGAATGGCTATTACAATTATCGTTATGAGCCATTCGATCAGCAGGAAAATCCGGGGAAAGGTGCTTATTTTTTAAATGCAAAAGCAGATGGGCCAACAGATTTGGTGGAGTATAACTTCGACAAGTCAGAAAGTATGGCGGTGCCATCAGACTGGAATTCACAAAGTGAAAAACTCTTTTATTACGAAGGAACAGTCTGGTACAAAAAATCTTTTGATTATAAAAAGCAGCTGGATGATAACCGTGTATTTGTTTACTTCGGTGCTGTAAATTATCAGGCAGATGTTTACATGAACGGTAAGAAACTGGGAACACATATCGGTGGGTTTACACCATTCAATTATGAAGTGACCAATTTGCTGAAAGAGAAAGATAATTTTCTCGTAGTAAAAGTAGACAACAAAAGAAAGAAGGAAGGGGTGCCTACTTTGAATACAGACTGGTGGAATTATGGCGGTATCACAAGAGAGGTGAAACTGGTTGAAACAGGAGCTACTTACATAGCGGATTATGTTGTACAACTTGATCCTTCCAATGCAAAGCTGATTAAAGGGTTTGTGACAGTAAATGGAAAAGAAGCAAGTGACAAAAATGTAGAACTTAGGATTCCTGAATTGGGCATTCATAAAAAACTGAAGACCGATAAGGAAGGCAAGGTAAGTTTTGAAATCAAGCAAAACCGTATTGAGTACTGGTCAACAAACAACCCAAAACTTTATGATGTGGAGATTGAAATGGAGGGGGATAAACTGAAAGATCAGATTGGTTTCCGTACCATCAGAACGAAAGGTTCTTATATTTTACTGAATGAGGAGCAGGTTTTCCTGAAAGGAATTTCAATTCATGAAGAAAGTCCATTCAGGGAAGGTAGAGCCTATACAAAAGAAGATGCAGTGCAGCTGCTGGAATGGGCAAAAGAATTGGGATGCAATTTTGTAAGGTTGGCGCACTATCCGCACAATGAGCATATGGTAAGGTTGGCAGACCAGATGGGATTACTGGTTTGGGAAGAAAATCCAGTTTACTGGACAATCGATTGGGAAAATGCAGCGACTTATGAAAATGCAGAAAACCAATTGAAAACGGTAATTAGCCGTGACAAGAACAGGGCATCTGTTATTATCTGGTCAATGGCGAATGAAACACCAAACAGCGAGGCAAGAAATATTTTTCTGAAGCGATTGGCTAAAACTGCCAAGCAGATGGACCCGACAAGATTAATCAGTGCTGCACTGGAACAAAGTGCCTATCAGGATAAGCCAAATGTAAAAACAATCTCTGACCCATTTGCAGATGTGGTGGATGTTTTAAGTTTCAACCAATATATTGGATGGTATGGCGGAACACCTGAAACATGCAAAGAAATCCAATGGGTGATTGAACAGGACAAACCCGTTTTTATCTCTGAGTTTGGGGCAGGTGCCAAACAAGGTTTACACGGTGATAAAGGAACAAGATGGACGGAAGAGTATCAGGCTTATCTCTATGAAGAAACGTTGAAAATGCTCTCGCAAATTGAACAGTTTCAGGGATGTTCCCCTTGGATTCTGGTGGATTTCAGATCGCCAAGAAGACCACTTCCTGAAATTCAGGATGGTTGGAATAGAAAGGGATTAATTTCAGAAGATGGAAAAAAGAAACAGGCATTTTCTGTCTTGCAAGCATTTTATAATAATCAAGGGTTGCAAAAAAAGTAA
- a CDS encoding site-specific integrase: protein MIKNNSRSMSVQYLARKASNGYVTIYARIEVNGDRGTPFSTGIRCLEKHWNGDMINHKHASADNEELAIIRNEVKMVYLEMRKFRMSITPVTLRERWEKFVEIKSISLLGVWKEWIKMKGKVLKANTLYNIERRCLRFQEFLKETGASDMDVNKVTRPWADTFINWMRKHKYSVNYIAKLVEELKAVVAFSVDKGYLYVNPLLGLKYSRTTDAERVYISSDELEAITKMKFFRKRLQRTADLLVFSCRTGLSYADLMDFDYEKHLHYIGNQACIKKKRVKSKVEFIVPIDSVAMKILNSYDYKLPKIGNSGYNMNLKILAEVMGIRKNLTTHVGRRTFSMVQYQQGVRRQTIARMLGHKSERTTDTYYLDMLQISIEAELDLILSA from the coding sequence ATGATTAAAAACAATTCAAGATCCATGAGTGTGCAGTACCTGGCACGCAAAGCATCAAATGGTTATGTTACGATCTATGCCCGTATCGAAGTGAATGGTGATCGGGGTACACCGTTCAGTACAGGTATCCGCTGTTTGGAAAAGCATTGGAATGGGGATATGATCAACCACAAACACGCCAGTGCAGACAACGAGGAACTTGCTATTATCCGAAATGAGGTCAAGATGGTGTATCTGGAGATGCGCAAATTTAGAATGTCTATCACGCCTGTAACATTGCGTGAACGTTGGGAGAAGTTTGTAGAGATAAAGTCCATAAGTCTGCTAGGTGTCTGGAAAGAATGGATCAAGATGAAGGGCAAGGTGCTTAAGGCGAACACCCTCTACAATATTGAACGGAGGTGCTTGCGGTTTCAGGAGTTTTTGAAGGAAACTGGCGCATCTGATATGGATGTGAACAAGGTAACAAGGCCTTGGGCTGATACCTTTATCAACTGGATGCGAAAGCATAAGTATAGTGTCAACTATATAGCAAAGTTGGTGGAGGAGCTGAAAGCGGTAGTTGCCTTTTCGGTGGATAAGGGGTACTTGTATGTTAATCCACTTCTGGGGCTTAAGTATTCCAGAACTACAGACGCTGAACGGGTGTACATAAGCAGCGATGAGCTGGAGGCGATTACGAAGATGAAGTTTTTCAGGAAGCGATTGCAGCGAACTGCCGACCTGCTGGTATTTTCTTGCCGTACGGGGCTGAGCTATGCGGACCTGATGGACTTTGACTATGAGAAGCATCTGCACTATATCGGCAATCAGGCTTGCATCAAGAAGAAGCGTGTCAAGTCAAAGGTTGAGTTTATCGTCCCGATTGATTCGGTTGCGATGAAAATCCTGAACAGCTACGATTACAAGCTCCCTAAGATTGGTAATAGTGGCTATAATATGAACCTTAAGATTCTGGCTGAGGTAATGGGTATTCGAAAGAATTTGACTACCCATGTGGGAAGGCGTACTTTCTCCATGGTACAATACCAGCAAGGGGTAAGAAGGCAGACCATTGCCCGCATGCTTGGCCACAAGTCTGAACGAACAACTGATACCTATTACCTAGACATGCTACAGATCAGTATCGAGGCTGAACTTGATTTGATCTTGAGTGCCTAA